One Chloroflexota bacterium genomic region harbors:
- a CDS encoding putative cobaltochelatase, whose amino-acid sequence MASIFPFTAIVGQERMKRALILNAIHPQIGGVLIRGERGTAKSTAARALAALLPEIEVVADCRFQCDPNRPDTFCDECRARLERGEELPVARRRTRFVDLPVSATEDRVVGTLDIEKAIQRGERHFEPGVLAAANRGVLYVDEVNLLDDHVVDLLLDSAAMGVNVVEREGISFSHPARFVLVGSMNPEEGDLRPQLLDRFALSVDIHGLMDAEQRVQILERRIQFEQDPEGFREAWRAEEEKLSREIARARERLDMVTYTKRDLYTIAQLTAELHVDGHRADIVILKTARAHAAFEGRLAITDRDILLAAELALPHRLKRQPFEETSLEFHQLHQRLEEARARAEQHEGDTSEAESTAADVKKNEMSGEAQEGDAEDIPSSPSPVHDASQNAASSGSDRGIQRPVQIGPTFQPQRLDTPLDRLTRRKAGKRSITRTERKRGRYVRARPAGDRVDDIAFDATLRQAAPFQKRRREIEDSDLALLVHKEDLQRKIRVRRAANLILFVVDASWSMAAAERMEATKGAIMSLLMDAYQRRDQVGLIVFQRDRARIVLPPTSSVELAQRALRDIPVGGKTPLSSGLLLAYRVCMAAKRRDTEIVPLIILLTDGAGNVSIAGLPAQEEALRVADLLRQAHLRSVVINMEHVAFDRGLAQKLADAMGAPCYTLPELGAESLVRTVRDELFSWPDLGHQD is encoded by the coding sequence ATGGCGTCTATCTTCCCATTTACAGCGATTGTCGGCCAGGAGCGCATGAAGCGTGCGCTCATCCTGAACGCGATCCACCCCCAAATCGGGGGCGTGCTGATCCGGGGCGAGCGCGGCACGGCCAAGTCCACGGCCGCCCGCGCGCTGGCGGCCCTGCTACCCGAGATCGAGGTGGTGGCGGATTGCCGCTTCCAATGCGATCCCAACCGACCGGACACCTTCTGCGACGAATGCAGGGCCCGCCTGGAGCGCGGGGAGGAGCTCCCCGTGGCCCGGCGGCGCACCCGTTTCGTCGATCTGCCGGTCAGCGCGACGGAGGACCGCGTCGTCGGCACGCTGGACATCGAGAAAGCGATCCAACGAGGGGAACGCCACTTCGAGCCCGGCGTGCTGGCCGCGGCCAACCGAGGCGTCCTGTACGTGGACGAGGTCAACCTGTTGGATGACCACGTGGTGGATCTGCTGCTGGACTCGGCCGCCATGGGTGTCAACGTGGTCGAGCGAGAGGGGATCAGCTTCTCCCACCCGGCGCGCTTCGTCCTGGTGGGGAGCATGAATCCGGAAGAGGGCGATCTGCGGCCGCAGCTACTGGATCGCTTCGCCCTCTCCGTGGATATCCACGGGCTGATGGACGCGGAGCAGCGCGTCCAGATCCTGGAGCGCCGCATCCAGTTTGAGCAGGACCCGGAGGGCTTCCGGGAGGCGTGGCGCGCGGAGGAGGAGAAGCTCTCTCGGGAGATCGCTCGCGCTCGCGAACGGCTGGACATGGTCACCTACACCAAGCGAGATCTGTACACCATCGCCCAGCTCACCGCCGAGCTGCATGTGGACGGCCACCGGGCGGATATCGTCATCCTGAAGACGGCGCGGGCCCACGCCGCGTTCGAGGGACGGCTGGCCATCACGGATCGCGATATCCTGCTGGCCGCCGAGCTGGCGCTGCCGCACCGCCTGAAACGACAGCCGTTCGAGGAGACATCCCTGGAGTTTCACCAGCTCCACCAAAGGTTGGAGGAGGCGCGCGCCCGCGCCGAGCAACATGAGGGCGATACAAGCGAGGCGGAATCGACCGCCGCAGATGTAAAAAAAAATGAGATGAGCGGTGAGGCGCAGGAAGGCGACGCGGAGGATATCCCCTCCTCGCCGTCTCCCGTCCACGACGCCAGCCAGAACGCCGCCTCCTCAGGCAGCGACCGGGGCATCCAGCGCCCGGTTCAGATCGGCCCAACCTTTCAGCCTCAGCGCCTGGACACCCCGCTCGACCGTCTGACGCGCCGCAAGGCGGGCAAGCGCTCGATCACCCGCACGGAGCGCAAGCGCGGGCGCTATGTGCGCGCCAGGCCGGCGGGCGATCGCGTGGACGACATCGCCTTTGACGCGACGCTCCGTCAAGCAGCTCCCTTCCAGAAGCGCCGCCGCGAGATCGAGGACAGCGACCTTGCGCTGCTGGTGCACAAGGAGGACCTGCAGCGCAAGATCCGGGTCCGCAGGGCGGCGAACCTGATCCTTTTCGTCGTGGACGCGTCGTGGTCCATGGCGGCGGCCGAGCGCATGGAGGCCACCAAAGGGGCGATCATGTCGCTGCTCATGGACGCCTACCAGCGGCGCGATCAGGTAGGCCTGATCGTGTTCCAGCGGGACCGGGCGCGCATCGTGCTGCCGCCGACATCCAGCGTGGAGCTCGCCCAACGCGCCCTGCGAGACATCCCCGTCGGCGGGAAGACGCCCCTGTCCAGCGGGCTGCTGCTGGCCTACCGGGTGTGCATGGCCGCCAAGCGTCGCGACACCGAGATCGTGCCGTTGATCATCCTGCTCACCGACGGCGCCGGGAACGTCTCGATCGCCGGCCTCCCCGCGCAGGAGGAAGCGCTGCGCGTGGCAGACCTGCTGCGCCAGGCCCACCTGCGCAGCGTGGTCATCAACATGGAACACGTAGCCTTTGACCGGGGCCTGGCTCAGAAGCTGGCCGACGCCATGGGCGCCCCCTGCTACACCCTACCCGAACTAGGAGCGGAATCCTTGGTCCGGACCGTCCGTGATGAGTTGTTCTCCTGGCCCGATCTCGGCCATCAGGACTGA
- a CDS encoding trehalose utilization protein ThuA: MCPGFLRSSSDHQVREGYSVEHTIRVTVWNEYRHERKSEEIARIYPQGIHGAIAAHLRTLPGIEVRTATLDEPEHGLTEEVLAATDVLIWWGHMAHREVSDAVVDRVHARVLDGMGLIVLHSAHFSKIFKRLMGTTCNLRWREANERERIWVVDPSHPIAEGLGEYIEIPQTEMYGERFDIPQPDQLVFISWFQGGEVFRSGCCFHRGRGKIFYFRPGHETLPIYHQPEVQRVIGNAVRWAASPRGPAPTFGNVKPLEQI; this comes from the coding sequence ATGTGCCCCGGTTTCCTACGATCATCAAGCGATCATCAAGTCAGGGAGGGGTATTCCGTGGAACACACCATTCGCGTCACCGTCTGGAACGAGTATCGCCACGAGCGCAAGAGCGAGGAGATCGCCCGGATCTATCCCCAGGGCATCCACGGGGCCATCGCCGCCCACCTGCGCACCCTGCCCGGCATCGAGGTGCGGACGGCCACGCTGGACGAGCCGGAACACGGGCTAACGGAGGAGGTGTTGGCTGCCACCGATGTGCTCATCTGGTGGGGGCACATGGCCCATCGGGAGGTCAGCGACGCCGTGGTCGACCGGGTGCACGCTCGCGTCCTGGACGGCATGGGCCTGATCGTGCTGCACTCCGCCCATTTCTCCAAGATCTTCAAGCGGCTGATGGGGACGACGTGCAACCTCCGATGGCGGGAGGCGAACGAGCGCGAGCGTATATGGGTGGTCGATCCCAGTCACCCCATCGCGGAGGGGCTAGGAGAGTATATCGAGATCCCCCAGACGGAGATGTATGGCGAGCGCTTTGACATCCCACAACCCGACCAGCTGGTGTTCATCAGCTGGTTCCAGGGCGGTGAAGTATTCCGAAGCGGCTGCTGCTTCCACCGCGGCCGGGGGAAGATCTTCTACTTCCGCCCGGGACATGAGACCCTGCCCATCTATCATCAGCCGGAAGTCCAGCGGGTGATCGGAAACGCCGTTCGCTGGGCGGCCTCGCCGCGCGGCCCCGCGCCCACCTTCGGCAACGTCAAACCGTTGGAGCAGATCTGA
- a CDS encoding 4Fe-4S dicluster domain-containing protein, producing the protein MRSLRPFIAGTPPALVDSGHHPIEDDMHWLDILTLVTAGGLFLGLAFFAITSWREGERRAARRAAWLALLLPLPYLLAAFFPFAAQRWVQIALLALCYGGLGFLLIPLGNPHPESGEPAARVDERDIIFARMRLRPDTSEYRAYYAMRPENQRVDDQLRARPGLLSPGSRLYDPLAMPAAGASFQVIDHLRSCADGLVTEERLPVSAEEMTPLIKGLTRYWGAHSVGIAELRDYHVYTHIGRGEGPYGAPIELDHRYAIAFTVEMDHRMVSAAPTAATTMESARQYLEAARVALQLAAYIRALGYPARAHIDGNYRVIAPLVAWDAGLGEIGRMGLLMTPDLGPRVRVNVVTTDLPLIPDARRRDPTVLDFCAQCRKCAENCPSRAIPMGDPIPEGDLERWKIDPVACFRYWATVGTDCAVCMRVCPYSHPDTFAHSLVRMSLRWSRPARIVALALDDFFYGRRPPPHGPPDWLPAHPSAKGR; encoded by the coding sequence GTGCGATCGCTACGCCCGTTCATCGCGGGGACGCCCCCGGCGCTTGTGGACAGCGGACATCACCCTATCGAGGACGACATGCACTGGCTCGACATCCTGACCCTGGTTACGGCCGGGGGGCTCTTCCTCGGCCTGGCCTTTTTCGCCATCACCTCGTGGCGAGAGGGCGAACGACGCGCTGCCCGCCGGGCGGCGTGGCTGGCCCTTCTGCTTCCCCTGCCCTATCTTTTGGCCGCCTTCTTTCCCTTTGCGGCGCAACGTTGGGTGCAGATCGCCCTGCTGGCGCTGTGCTACGGCGGCTTGGGGTTCCTCCTGATCCCGCTGGGCAACCCGCACCCTGAATCCGGGGAGCCGGCTGCTCGCGTGGATGAGCGGGACATCATCTTCGCCCGCATGCGGCTGCGCCCCGACACCTCGGAGTACAGGGCCTACTACGCCATGCGCCCGGAGAACCAACGCGTGGACGATCAGCTGCGCGCTCGGCCCGGGCTCCTCTCGCCGGGCTCTCGCCTCTATGATCCGTTGGCGATGCCTGCTGCCGGGGCCAGCTTTCAGGTGATCGATCATCTGCGCTCGTGCGCGGACGGCCTGGTGACGGAGGAGCGTCTGCCCGTCTCCGCGGAGGAGATGACCCCCCTCATCAAAGGGCTGACCCGATACTGGGGAGCCCACAGCGTGGGGATCGCGGAGCTACGGGATTACCACGTGTATACGCATATCGGACGCGGCGAGGGGCCTTATGGCGCTCCCATCGAGCTCGATCATCGGTATGCCATCGCCTTCACGGTGGAGATGGATCATCGGATGGTGAGCGCGGCCCCCACGGCGGCCACCACCATGGAGTCGGCCCGGCAGTATCTGGAGGCGGCGCGAGTGGCTTTGCAGCTAGCCGCGTACATCCGTGCGCTCGGATATCCAGCGCGGGCGCATATCGATGGGAACTATCGGGTCATCGCGCCGCTGGTGGCGTGGGACGCGGGGTTGGGCGAGATCGGCCGCATGGGGTTGCTGATGACGCCGGACCTGGGGCCGCGTGTGCGCGTGAACGTGGTCACTACGGACCTGCCCCTGATCCCTGACGCCCGACGAAGGGATCCGACGGTGTTGGATTTCTGTGCGCAATGCCGGAAGTGCGCGGAGAACTGCCCCAGTCGAGCGATCCCCATGGGGGATCCGATACCGGAGGGGGACCTGGAGCGTTGGAAGATCGACCCCGTGGCCTGCTTCCGCTATTGGGCGACGGTGGGCACCGACTGCGCCGTCTGCATGCGGGTCTGTCCGTACTCTCACCCGGATACCTTCGCCCACAGCTTAGTGCGCATGAGCCTCCGATGGTCCCGGCCGGCCCGGATCGTGGCCCTGGCGCTGGATGACTTCTTCTATGGGCGGCGTCCGCCGCCGCACGGCCCGCCCGACTGGCTGCCCGCCCATCCGTCGGCGAAGGGCCGTTAA